A region of Arabidopsis thaliana chromosome 5, partial sequence DNA encodes the following proteins:
- a CDS encoding Pectin lyase-like superfamily protein (Pectin lyase-like superfamily protein; FUNCTIONS IN: pectinesterase activity; INVOLVED IN: cell wall modification; LOCATED IN: endomembrane system, cell wall, plant-type cell wall; EXPRESSED IN: central cell, flower; CONTAINS InterPro DOMAIN/s: Pectin lyase fold/virulence factor (InterPro:IPR011050), Pectinesterase, catalytic (InterPro:IPR000070), Pectin lyase fold (InterPro:IPR012334); BEST Arabidopsis thaliana protein match is: Pectin lyase-like superfamily protein (TAIR:AT3G24130.1); Has 1807 Blast hits to 1807 proteins in 277 species: Archae - 0; Bacteria - 0; Metazoa - 736; Fungi - 347; Plants - 385; Viruses - 0; Other Eukaryotes - 339 (source: NCBI BLink).) gives MGTHRIILGLAALCCFCLPHLIEAKPFEVIVDQSGHGNFTTIQKAIDSVPINNTHWFFINVKAGLYREKITIPQKKPFIVIVGAGKRSTRVEWDDHASLAQSPTFATLADNTVVKKITFANSYNFPSNGKINKNPRVPAVAAFIGGDKSAFYSVGFAGIQDTLWDSDGRHYFHRCTIQGAVDFILGSGQSIYQSCVIQVLGGQLGPGVTGYITAQGRTNANDANGFVFINCLVHGFGKAYLGRAWRPYSRVIFYNSNLTDVVDPLGWWEWNYQGYEKQLTYAEHGCFGSGSNTSRRAKWVKKLSASAVQHLADLSFINRGGWVEDLPIRV, from the exons ATGGGAACTCATCGAATTATCCTTGGTCTCGCCgctctttgttgtttttgtctaCCTCATCTCATTGAAGCTAAACCATTCGAAGTGATCGTCGATCAATCGGGCCATGGAAATTTCACGACCATACAAAAAGCTATTGATTCGGTCCCAATCAACAATACTCATTGGTTCTTCATCAACGTTAAAGCCGGCCTTTACAG agagaaaataaCGATACCGCAAAAAAAACCTTTCATAGTAATCGTGGGAGCTGGGAAACGGTCAACGAGAGTAGAATGGGACGACCATGCCTCGCTTGCACAAAGCCCTACCTTTGCTACTCTAGCTGATAACACCGTCGTTAAAAAGATCACTTTCGCC aaTTCCTACAACTTCCCTAGCAATgggaaaataaacaagaacCCTAGAGTTCCGGCCGTGGCAGCATTTATCGGCGGTGATAAGTCGGCTTTTTACTCGGTAGGATTTGCTGGAATTCAAGATACCTTGTGGGACTCGGATGGCCGACACTACTTCCATAGATGCACCATCCAAGGCGCGGTTGATTTCATCTTAGGGAGCGGCCAATCTATTTACCAG AGCTGTGTGATACAAGTGCTAGGTGGGCAGCTAGGACCGGGGGTAACGGGTTACATAACGGCTCAAGGACGGACCAACGCAAACGACGCGAATGGATTCGTATTCATCAACTGCCTCGTTCATGGATTCGGCAAGGCTTACTTGGGCAGAGCCTGGCGCCCATACTCTCGAGTGATATTTTACAACTCGAACCTGACGGATGTGGTTGATCCTCTAGGATGGTGGGAATGGAACTACCAGGGTTACGAAAAGCAGCTGACCTATGCAGAACATGGATGCTTCGGAAGTGGATCAAATACATCAAGACGTGCCAAATGGGTTAAGAAGCTGAGTGCATCTGCCGTCCAACATTTGGCTGATCTCAGCTTCATTAATCGTGGTGGATGGGTTGAAGATTTACCCATCCGTGTTTGA